A section of the Microbacterium sp. MM2322 genome encodes:
- a CDS encoding TSUP family transporter yields the protein MLTGSLLADWLPVSASALLFLVVAAGVAGWVDAVVGGGGLIQLPALVIGVPKDVATPFILGTNKLSSFFGTLSASWVYLRRVKVHLTLLIPLVLGAFAGSAVGAALSRYVPREVLTPVVLVAVVAVGVYTLLRPKMGLHHEPRHTERRAIVWRSGVIGAGVGFYDGILGPGTGSFFVILLVGVLGFGFLQASVNAKIANLTTNLAALIVYGVHGEIILILGLLMACANIAGGFIGARMATRGGNGFVRVVFLVVLGLLVVKLAWDTIATVLPA from the coding sequence GTGCTGACCGGCTCCCTCCTCGCCGACTGGCTTCCCGTTTCCGCGAGCGCGCTCCTGTTCCTCGTCGTCGCGGCCGGGGTCGCCGGGTGGGTGGATGCCGTCGTCGGCGGCGGCGGTCTCATCCAGCTTCCGGCGCTCGTCATCGGCGTCCCGAAGGATGTCGCGACCCCCTTCATCCTCGGCACGAACAAGCTCTCGTCGTTCTTCGGCACGCTCTCGGCCAGCTGGGTCTACCTGCGCCGCGTGAAAGTGCACCTCACTCTCCTGATCCCGCTCGTGCTCGGCGCCTTCGCGGGGTCGGCGGTCGGCGCCGCGCTGTCGAGGTACGTGCCCCGAGAGGTGCTGACGCCGGTCGTCCTCGTCGCGGTCGTCGCCGTCGGCGTCTACACGCTCCTCCGACCCAAGATGGGCCTCCACCACGAACCGCGCCACACCGAACGCCGGGCGATCGTCTGGCGCTCGGGTGTCATCGGCGCGGGCGTCGGCTTCTACGACGGCATCCTCGGACCGGGTACCGGGTCGTTCTTCGTCATCCTCCTCGTCGGGGTCCTCGGTTTCGGGTTCCTCCAGGCGAGCGTCAATGCGAAGATCGCCAACCTCACCACCAACCTCGCCGCCCTCATCGTCTACGGCGTCCACGGCGAGATCATCCTGATCCTCGGACTCCTGATGGCCTGTGCGAACATCGCCGGCGGGTTCATCGGGGCACGGATGGCGACGCGCGGTGGCAACGGATTCGTCCGGGTCGTCTTCCTCGTCGTCCTCGGTCTGCTGGTCGTCAAGCTCGCGTGGGACACGATCGCGACCGTCCTGCCCGCCTAG
- a CDS encoding DUF5302 domain-containing protein, with protein sequence MSDDEKTADAASDDMKRKFREALEKKNSRSRQGEAHLDGDSSVHGTHGAVTKREFRRKSG encoded by the coding sequence ATGAGCGACGACGAGAAGACCGCGGATGCGGCATCCGATGACATGAAGCGGAAGTTCCGCGAGGCGCTCGAGAAGAAGAACTCGCGGAGCAGGCAGGGTGAGGCGCACTTGGACGGCGACTCGTCCGTGCACGGCACGCACGGTGCCGTCACCAAGCGCGAGTTCCGACGCAAGAGCGGCTGA
- a CDS encoding DUF4395 domain-containing protein, whose translation MAEARGIDPRGPRFAASITSVLLLVATLLALLGSSTARTDAGFGWLSPLGGGMFIVPVQGWVLPFTPISMRVLDLGFLTVLVIALLFLWSVLSPRTAPWGVLYRRAIQPRLAPPTDLEDPRPPRFAQGVGLVVTSIGLILHVVGVPLALPVAAALAFMAAFLNAVFGLCLGCQLWLLLQRVGLVGRTA comes from the coding sequence GTGGCTGAGGCGCGGGGAATCGATCCGCGCGGACCGCGGTTCGCGGCATCCATCACGTCGGTGCTGCTGCTGGTCGCCACGTTGCTGGCTCTGCTGGGGAGTTCGACCGCTCGTACCGATGCAGGGTTCGGTTGGCTGAGTCCGCTGGGTGGCGGGATGTTCATTGTTCCGGTTCAGGGATGGGTGCTTCCGTTCACCCCAATCTCGATGCGCGTCCTCGACCTCGGCTTCCTCACCGTCCTGGTCATCGCGCTTCTCTTCCTCTGGAGCGTCCTCTCACCCCGCACCGCGCCGTGGGGTGTCCTCTACCGTCGGGCGATCCAGCCACGGCTCGCTCCCCCGACGGACCTCGAAGACCCCCGCCCGCCGCGGTTCGCGCAGGGCGTCGGGCTCGTCGTGACCTCGATCGGCCTCATCTTGCACGTCGTCGGCGTGCCTCTCGCTCTCCCGGTCGCCGCCGCCCTCGCGTTCATGGCGGCCTTCCTCAACGCCGTGTTCGGACTGTGCCTCGGATGCCAGTTGTGGCTGCTCCTGCAGCGCGTCGGGCTCGTTGGACGCACCGCCTGA
- a CDS encoding polyribonucleotide nucleotidyltransferase, whose amino-acid sequence MEGPEITAAEAVLDNGRFGTRTIRFETGRLAQQAQGAVAAYLDEETMLLSATSAGKHPREGFDFFPLTVDVEERSYAAGKIPGSFFRREGRPSTEAILVCRLIDRPLRPSFVDGLRNEVQIVVTVLSIAPGEYYDALAINAASASTQISGLPFSGPIAGVRLALIPGHGEHADQWVAFPNQAQVDEAVFDLMVAGRVLPDGDVAIMMVEAEATENSWNLIKGGAVKPSEEIVAGGLEAAKPFLKQLVEAQAQMAASSSREPGVYPVFAPYSSEVYDFVAGRAYDDLVNVYQIADKQDRQAADDKVKDRVKAELIAAVEAEELPAGAPIEFSAAYKSVTKVVVRGRILAEGVRMDGRGLADIRPLDAEVQVIPRVHGSAIFQRGETQIMGVTTLNMLKMEQQIDSLSPTTSKRYMHHYNFPPYSTGETGRVGSPKRREIGHGFLAERALMPVLPSREEFPYAIRQVSEALSSNGSTSMGSVCASTLSLLNAGVPLRAPVAGIAMGLVSDQVDGQTRYAALTDILGAEDALGDMDFKVAGTSEFITAIQLDTKLDGIPSSVLAAALTQAKDARLTILNVLNSAIDAPDEMAPTAPRVISVQIPVDKIGELIGPKGKTINSIQDETGAQISIEDDGTVYIGAVDGPSAEAARAQVNAIANPTNPEVGEQFLGTVVKIATFGAFVSLLPGKDGLLHVSEVRKLAGGKRVENVEDVLGVGQKILVRITKIDDRGKLSLEPVVEESAAAVDAPTEASADA is encoded by the coding sequence TTGGAAGGTCCAGAAATCACCGCCGCCGAAGCCGTTCTCGACAACGGCCGATTCGGCACCCGCACGATCCGGTTCGAGACCGGACGACTGGCACAGCAGGCGCAGGGCGCCGTTGCCGCTTATCTCGATGAAGAAACCATGCTCCTGTCGGCCACCAGCGCCGGCAAGCACCCGCGTGAGGGCTTCGACTTCTTCCCGCTGACCGTCGACGTCGAAGAGCGTTCATACGCCGCGGGCAAGATCCCCGGCTCGTTCTTCCGCCGTGAGGGACGCCCCTCCACCGAGGCGATCCTCGTCTGCCGCCTCATCGACCGGCCGCTGCGCCCGTCGTTCGTCGACGGCCTCCGCAACGAGGTCCAGATCGTCGTGACGGTGCTCTCCATCGCGCCCGGCGAGTACTACGACGCTCTGGCGATCAACGCGGCCTCCGCGTCGACGCAGATCTCCGGTCTGCCGTTCTCCGGTCCGATCGCCGGTGTGCGCCTCGCGCTCATCCCCGGTCACGGCGAGCACGCCGACCAGTGGGTCGCGTTCCCGAACCAGGCTCAGGTCGACGAGGCCGTCTTCGACCTCATGGTCGCCGGTCGCGTTCTTCCCGATGGCGACGTCGCGATCATGATGGTCGAGGCCGAAGCCACCGAGAACAGCTGGAACCTCATCAAGGGCGGCGCCGTCAAGCCGAGCGAAGAGATCGTCGCCGGTGGCCTCGAGGCCGCCAAGCCGTTCCTCAAGCAGCTCGTCGAGGCACAGGCCCAGATGGCTGCGTCGTCGTCGCGTGAGCCCGGCGTCTACCCGGTCTTCGCGCCGTACAGCTCCGAGGTCTACGACTTCGTCGCCGGCCGCGCGTACGACGACCTGGTGAACGTGTACCAGATCGCCGACAAGCAGGACCGTCAGGCCGCCGATGACAAGGTCAAGGACCGCGTCAAGGCCGAGCTCATCGCCGCCGTCGAGGCGGAGGAGCTGCCCGCCGGTGCGCCGATCGAGTTCTCCGCCGCCTACAAGTCGGTGACGAAGGTGGTCGTCCGCGGCCGTATCCTCGCCGAGGGCGTCCGCATGGACGGTCGTGGCCTCGCCGACATCCGTCCGCTCGACGCCGAGGTGCAGGTCATCCCGCGCGTCCACGGCTCGGCGATCTTCCAGCGCGGCGAGACCCAGATCATGGGCGTCACCACGCTGAACATGCTCAAGATGGAGCAGCAGATCGACTCGCTGTCGCCCACGACGAGCAAGCGCTACATGCACCACTACAACTTCCCGCCTTACTCGACCGGTGAGACCGGCCGTGTCGGCAGCCCGAAGCGTCGTGAGATCGGGCACGGCTTCCTCGCCGAGCGCGCCCTCATGCCGGTGTTGCCCAGCCGCGAGGAGTTCCCGTACGCGATCCGTCAGGTCTCCGAGGCGCTGAGCTCCAACGGCTCGACCTCGATGGGTTCCGTCTGCGCGTCGACCCTGTCGCTGCTGAACGCGGGTGTGCCGCTGCGCGCTCCCGTCGCCGGTATCGCCATGGGCCTCGTGTCCGACCAGGTCGACGGCCAGACGCGGTACGCCGCGCTGACCGACATCCTCGGCGCCGAAGACGCGCTCGGTGACATGGACTTCAAGGTCGCCGGCACGAGCGAGTTCATCACGGCGATCCAGCTCGACACGAAGCTCGACGGCATCCCGTCGTCGGTGCTCGCCGCTGCGCTGACCCAGGCTAAGGATGCTCGTCTGACCATCCTCAACGTCCTGAACTCCGCGATCGACGCCCCCGACGAGATGGCGCCCACCGCGCCCCGCGTCATCAGCGTGCAGATCCCGGTCGACAAGATCGGCGAGCTGATCGGCCCCAAGGGCAAGACGATCAACTCGATCCAGGACGAGACCGGCGCTCAGATCTCGATCGAGGACGACGGCACCGTGTACATCGGTGCTGTCGACGGTCCCTCTGCAGAGGCTGCGCGTGCGCAGGTCAACGCCATCGCCAACCCGACCAACCCCGAGGTCGGCGAGCAGTTCCTGGGCACGGTCGTCAAGATCGCGACCTTCGGTGCGTTCGTCTCGCTCCTCCCGGGTAAGGACGGCCTGCTGCACGTCAGCGAGGTCCGCAAGCTCGCGGGTGGCAAGCGTGTCGAGAACGTCGAAGACGTGCTCGGTGTCGGCCAGAAGATCCTCGTGCGCATCACGAAGATCGACGACCGCGGAAAGCTGTCGCTGGAGCCCGTCGTCGAGGAGTCGGCTGCGGCCGTCGACGCGCCGACTGAGGCATCCGCAGACGCCTGA
- a CDS encoding aldo/keto reductase — protein sequence MAAFETANQTSPTVTPVTHPSGPLPVHTAPLGRAVRVPLGETGASVFPLILGGAEFGWHVDLAAAHAILDRYVERGGNAIHTSDSYAAGRSEHVIGQWMAARRNRDDVVVTVRVGRGAENPGLGSVNLVRAVEASLTRLGTDRIDVLSLDGTADRTTILEDTLATAEWLVESGKVRAVGAAGYRAAQLVEARILSAAGYPRFTVLDVPYNVLRRDEFDGDLKLVAGAQGIAVTPSQALEHGYLSGVHRDRDRVGGSVRGRQLAASMNRRGARTLRALDRIAGELTVPPAAIAIAWLLAQRIVVAPIVNAYAVAHVDELVQGVGVHLSRAHLAEIARATD from the coding sequence ATGGCAGCGTTCGAGACGGCGAATCAGACGTCGCCGACCGTCACGCCTGTCACCCACCCCTCCGGCCCGCTTCCGGTCCACACGGCCCCGCTCGGGCGTGCCGTGAGGGTTCCGCTGGGAGAGACCGGCGCCTCCGTCTTCCCTCTCATCCTCGGCGGGGCCGAGTTCGGCTGGCACGTCGACCTCGCCGCCGCGCACGCCATCCTCGACCGCTATGTGGAGCGCGGCGGTAACGCGATCCACACGTCCGACAGCTATGCCGCCGGCCGGAGCGAACACGTCATCGGTCAGTGGATGGCCGCGCGACGCAACCGTGACGACGTCGTCGTCACGGTGCGCGTCGGTCGCGGGGCGGAGAACCCCGGACTCGGTTCCGTCAACCTCGTGCGCGCGGTCGAGGCATCCCTCACCCGTCTCGGGACGGACCGGATCGACGTCCTGTCGTTGGACGGCACCGCCGACCGGACCACGATCCTCGAGGACACCCTCGCCACCGCGGAGTGGCTGGTGGAGTCCGGCAAGGTGCGAGCGGTCGGTGCCGCGGGGTATCGGGCGGCGCAGCTCGTCGAAGCCCGGATCCTCTCCGCGGCCGGCTACCCGCGCTTCACGGTGCTCGACGTCCCCTACAACGTGCTCCGCCGCGACGAGTTCGACGGTGATCTCAAGCTGGTCGCCGGGGCTCAGGGCATCGCGGTGACGCCGTCGCAGGCCCTCGAGCACGGGTACCTCTCAGGGGTGCATCGGGATCGCGATCGTGTCGGTGGCTCGGTGCGGGGACGCCAGCTCGCGGCCAGCATGAACCGTCGCGGTGCGCGCACCCTCCGGGCCCTCGACCGCATCGCGGGGGAGCTGACCGTCCCCCCGGCAGCGATCGCGATCGCCTGGCTTCTCGCGCAGCGCATCGTCGTCGCGCCGATCGTCAACGCCTACGCCGTCGCGCACGTGGACGAGCTCGTCCAGGGTGTCGGCGTGCATCTCAGCCGTGCGCACCTGGCCGAGATCGCACGGGCCACCGACTGA
- a CDS encoding thioredoxin family protein, giving the protein MELLPAIVVLSALLALTVGVGLALGWRQNRPRAVDPREVIEPTRLGAERLGETATLLQFSTEMCSRCPGVHRTLREIADDREGVLHLNVDLTHRVDIAQHFRVLQTPTTLIIDQHGVVRSRFGGTPGRQVVEMELDRVTAGAGRG; this is encoded by the coding sequence ATGGAACTCCTCCCCGCCATCGTCGTGCTCAGCGCGCTTCTCGCGCTGACCGTCGGCGTCGGCCTCGCGCTGGGCTGGCGGCAGAACCGTCCACGCGCCGTCGACCCCCGCGAAGTCATCGAACCGACGCGTTTGGGCGCCGAGCGCCTGGGCGAGACCGCCACCCTCCTGCAGTTCAGCACGGAGATGTGCAGCAGGTGCCCGGGCGTCCACCGAACGCTCCGCGAGATCGCCGACGACCGCGAGGGTGTTCTCCACCTGAACGTCGACCTCACCCACCGCGTCGACATCGCGCAGCACTTCCGCGTGCTGCAGACTCCGACGACCCTCATCATCGACCAGCACGGCGTCGTGCGCTCGCGCTTCGGCGGTACCCCGGGCCGCCAGGTCGTCGAGATGGAACTCGACCGCGTCACCGCAGGGGCCGGCCGTGGCTGA
- a CDS encoding cation:dicarboxylate symporter family transporter, which yields MALTSSFRLPGYNPRRGKQAWDKHTWLYVSVIIAVVLGCIVGLVWPAFAVELEPIGKAFVNLIKMMIAPIIFCTIVVGVGSIAKAATVGRIGGLALLYFMAMSTFALAIGLVVGNIIHPGEGLNMQNAQYDTGSLPEAKSTTEFLLGIIPTTFFGAFTGESVLQVLFIALLVGFALQKMGATGEPIMNAVKNLQALVFRILGMILWLAPVGAFGAIAAVVGKTGVAAILSLGLLMIAFYITCIVFIVGVLGTLLYAVARINIFLVMKYLAREYLLIVGTSSSESALPRLIAKMEHLGVSKPVVGITVPTGYSFNLDGTAIYLTMASLFIAAGMGAPMSIPEQIGLLVFMIIASKGAAGVTGAGLATLAGGLQAYRPDLVNGVGVIVGIDRFMSEGRALTNFTGNAVATLLIGTWTKQIDREQVTAVLTGQRPFDEATLTGHGVSDDTGAVDTSGLHEAALTEAEAKEERARARRADLNG from the coding sequence ATGGCCCTCACATCCTCATTCCGGCTCCCCGGATACAACCCGCGCCGTGGCAAGCAAGCGTGGGACAAGCACACCTGGCTGTACGTCTCGGTGATCATCGCCGTCGTCCTCGGTTGCATCGTCGGGCTGGTCTGGCCGGCATTCGCCGTCGAGCTCGAGCCGATCGGCAAGGCGTTCGTCAACCTCATCAAGATGATGATCGCGCCGATCATCTTCTGCACGATCGTCGTCGGCGTCGGTTCCATCGCCAAGGCGGCCACCGTGGGCCGCATCGGCGGTCTCGCCCTGCTCTACTTCATGGCGATGTCGACGTTCGCCCTGGCGATCGGCCTCGTGGTCGGCAACATCATCCACCCGGGTGAGGGCCTGAACATGCAGAACGCGCAGTACGACACCGGCTCGCTGCCCGAGGCCAAATCGACCACCGAGTTCCTCCTCGGCATCATCCCCACGACGTTCTTCGGCGCGTTCACCGGGGAGAGCGTGCTCCAGGTCCTCTTCATCGCTCTGCTGGTCGGATTCGCCCTGCAGAAGATGGGCGCCACGGGCGAGCCCATCATGAACGCCGTCAAGAACCTGCAGGCTCTCGTCTTCCGCATCCTCGGCATGATCCTCTGGCTCGCGCCGGTCGGTGCCTTCGGAGCCATCGCCGCGGTCGTCGGCAAGACCGGCGTCGCCGCCATCCTGAGCCTCGGGCTACTGATGATCGCGTTCTACATCACCTGCATCGTGTTCATCGTCGGCGTCCTCGGCACGCTCCTCTACGCCGTCGCCCGGATCAACATCTTCCTGGTGATGAAGTACCTCGCCCGCGAGTACCTGCTCATCGTCGGCACGTCCTCGAGCGAATCGGCCCTGCCCCGCCTCATCGCCAAGATGGAGCATCTCGGAGTCTCGAAGCCCGTCGTGGGCATCACGGTCCCCACCGGCTACTCCTTCAACCTCGACGGCACCGCGATCTACCTGACGATGGCGTCGCTGTTCATCGCCGCCGGCATGGGAGCGCCCATGTCGATCCCCGAGCAGATCGGTCTCCTCGTCTTCATGATCATCGCCTCGAAGGGTGCCGCCGGTGTCACCGGCGCCGGACTGGCGACCCTTGCGGGCGGTCTGCAGGCCTACCGTCCCGACCTCGTCAACGGCGTCGGCGTCATCGTCGGCATCGACCGGTTCATGTCCGAGGGCCGCGCGCTCACCAACTTCACCGGCAACGCCGTGGCGACCCTGCTGATCGGCACCTGGACGAAGCAGATCGACCGCGAGCAGGTCACGGCGGTCCTGACGGGACAGCGCCCCTTCGACGAGGCGACGCTCACCGGTCACGGTGTCTCCGACGACACCGGCGCCGTCGACACGTCCGGGCTGCACGAGGCCGCCCTCACCGAGGCTGAGGCGAAGGAGGAGCGCGCCCGCGCTCGCCGCGCCGACCTGAACGGCTGA
- the dapB gene encoding 4-hydroxy-tetrahydrodipicolinate reductase, translating into MTTRVALVGGTGKLGSIIAEVIAATEGFETVAVLGSSSDLAELDAADLVVDASTPAVSIDIVRAAIERGKNVLVGTSGWSVERVALVRPLVDAAGTGAVFIPNFSLGSVIGSALAAASAPFFPSIEIVETHRETKVDSPSGTAVRTAELIAATRSEAGPVEAPYVDQRARGQQIASIPVHSLRRPGVVARQETILSGPGESLSIVHDTIDPAAAYAPGIRVALEAARDASGVIVGLDSMIDIGIRMPKPAPVAPVADGDAADQAAAATAR; encoded by the coding sequence ATGACGACGCGCGTGGCCCTGGTGGGCGGGACCGGCAAACTCGGGAGCATCATCGCCGAGGTCATCGCGGCGACCGAGGGCTTCGAGACGGTTGCCGTCCTCGGCTCCTCGAGTGATCTCGCCGAGCTCGATGCCGCCGATCTCGTCGTCGACGCCTCGACGCCGGCCGTGTCGATCGACATCGTCCGCGCCGCGATCGAACGGGGCAAGAACGTCCTCGTGGGCACGTCCGGGTGGTCCGTGGAGCGCGTCGCTCTCGTGCGACCGCTGGTGGATGCCGCGGGCACCGGTGCCGTCTTCATCCCGAACTTCTCGCTGGGTTCCGTCATCGGATCCGCTCTGGCTGCGGCATCCGCACCGTTCTTCCCCTCGATCGAGATCGTCGAAACGCACCGGGAGACGAAGGTCGACTCGCCGAGCGGTACGGCGGTCCGAACCGCGGAGCTGATCGCGGCGACCCGCTCCGAGGCCGGCCCGGTCGAGGCTCCGTACGTCGACCAGCGTGCGCGCGGGCAGCAGATCGCGAGCATTCCGGTCCATTCGCTCCGCCGTCCGGGCGTCGTGGCTAGGCAGGAGACGATCCTGTCGGGGCCGGGGGAGTCGCTGAGCATCGTCCACGACACGATCGACCCGGCTGCGGCCTATGCCCCCGGCATCCGTGTCGCCCTCGAGGCTGCGCGGGACGCGTCCGGCGTCATCGTGGGACTCGACTCGATGATCGACATCGGGATCCGGATGCCGAAGCCCGCCCCCGTGGCCCCGGTCGCCGATGGCGACGCGGCGGACCAGGCGGCTGCGGCGACCGCCCGATGA
- a CDS encoding histidine phosphatase family protein, protein MTHYLYLVRHGEHLDAEHGLADGPLSPRGRRQAELLADRLSGVPLTAVWHSPLLRATETARAVAERLPAVDPEPTALLFDCVPSGMTPGTPHVYEPFFGGVTEAEADAGAAQMADAGAEFLAHRPNAHELLITHNFVIAWFVREVLQAPEWRWLTINQAHCGLTVLAQRPGRPWSLVSHNDLAHLPVELRTGLPDILSV, encoded by the coding sequence GTGACGCACTATCTGTACCTGGTGCGGCACGGCGAACACCTCGACGCGGAACACGGCCTCGCCGACGGTCCGTTGTCGCCGCGAGGTCGTCGTCAGGCCGAACTCCTCGCCGACCGGCTATCGGGCGTTCCGCTCACCGCGGTCTGGCACTCTCCGCTGCTCCGCGCGACCGAGACTGCGCGGGCCGTCGCCGAACGCCTGCCGGCGGTCGACCCCGAGCCGACTGCGCTGTTGTTCGACTGCGTCCCGAGCGGTATGACGCCCGGCACCCCGCACGTCTACGAACCGTTCTTCGGCGGCGTCACCGAGGCCGAGGCGGACGCAGGGGCGGCGCAGATGGCGGATGCCGGGGCGGAGTTCCTCGCGCACCGTCCGAACGCGCATGAGCTTCTCATCACGCACAACTTCGTCATCGCCTGGTTCGTGCGCGAGGTGCTGCAGGCACCGGAGTGGCGCTGGCTGACGATCAATCAGGCGCACTGCGGTCTGACCGTGCTCGCGCAGCGTCCGGGACGGCCGTGGTCCCTCGTCTCCCACAACGACCTCGCTCACCTGCCGGTGGAGCTCCGGACGGGTCTCCCCGACATCCTCTCGGTGTGA
- a CDS encoding TIGR01777 family oxidoreductase has product MPDRRVVVSGASGLIGRALIDSLTADGYTVTRLVRHPAHGPEEVTWAPGEEPLDPGVLAGAEAVVNFNGATIGRFPWTAGYKKQLVWSRLHPTRTLARALRELGDNAPLFVSSSATGYYPPDARGRTFDESGPQGDAFLSDLCGEWEASAVASGAPTALLRTAPVVHRDGVLKPLLLLTKAGLSGPLGRGTQVWPWISLDDEIRAIRHVIDHGITGPVNLTGPERATANDLGFALARRLNRPYLLRAPLWAIRLVLGKDAVDALLANDTHVLPAVLLESGFTFRHPTVEDAVAAAV; this is encoded by the coding sequence TTGCCTGACAGGCGCGTCGTCGTCTCCGGCGCGTCGGGTCTCATCGGCCGCGCCCTCATCGACTCGCTCACCGCGGACGGCTACACCGTGACGCGGCTCGTCCGTCACCCGGCCCACGGTCCGGAAGAGGTCACCTGGGCACCGGGTGAGGAGCCGCTCGACCCCGGGGTCCTCGCCGGCGCCGAAGCCGTGGTCAACTTCAACGGCGCCACCATCGGTCGCTTTCCGTGGACCGCCGGATACAAGAAGCAGCTCGTGTGGTCGCGTCTCCACCCGACCCGCACCCTCGCGCGCGCGCTCCGGGAGCTCGGCGACAACGCTCCGCTCTTCGTCAGTTCGTCGGCGACGGGGTACTACCCACCCGATGCTCGCGGTCGCACCTTCGATGAATCCGGCCCGCAGGGTGACGCGTTCCTCTCCGACCTGTGCGGCGAATGGGAGGCGTCGGCCGTGGCGTCCGGTGCGCCCACCGCACTCCTTCGCACAGCGCCCGTCGTGCACCGCGACGGCGTCCTCAAGCCGCTCCTCCTCCTGACGAAGGCCGGGCTCTCGGGGCCACTCGGACGCGGTACCCAGGTGTGGCCGTGGATCTCCCTCGATGACGAGATCCGCGCCATCCGCCACGTCATCGACCACGGAATCACGGGACCGGTCAACCTCACCGGACCCGAGCGCGCCACCGCGAACGATCTGGGCTTCGCACTCGCGCGGCGCCTGAACCGCCCGTACCTGCTGCGCGCTCCGCTGTGGGCGATCCGGCTGGTCCTCGGGAAGGATGCCGTCGACGCGCTCCTCGCCAACGACACGCATGTCCTGCCGGCAGTGCTCCTGGAGTCGGGGTTCACGTTCCGGCATCCGACTGTCGAGGATGCCGTCGCCGCAGCCGTCTGA
- a CDS encoding OsmC family peroxiredoxin has translation MSVTSEATTSWNGTLFEGSGSVALESSNQGPFAVNWKARSEGSTSVTTPEELIAAAHSSCFSMALSNALAENGTPPESVETTASVTFIPGTGITGSHLNVSASVPGLSAEDFDRIANEAKAGCPVSAALSGIEITLEATLA, from the coding sequence ATGAGCGTCACGAGCGAAGCCACCACCAGCTGGAACGGAACCCTGTTCGAAGGGTCCGGATCCGTCGCCCTCGAGAGCTCGAACCAGGGACCGTTCGCGGTGAACTGGAAGGCGCGCAGCGAGGGCTCCACCTCGGTGACGACCCCCGAGGAGCTCATCGCCGCCGCACACTCCTCGTGCTTCAGCATGGCGCTTTCGAACGCGCTGGCCGAGAACGGTACCCCTCCCGAGAGCGTCGAGACGACGGCATCCGTCACCTTCATCCCCGGCACCGGCATCACCGGCTCGCACCTGAACGTGAGCGCGTCCGTGCCCGGCCTGTCGGCGGAGGACTTCGACCGCATCGCGAACGAAGCCAAAGCGGGATGCCCCGTCTCGGCAGCCCTCTCCGGCATCGAGATCACGCTCGAGGCGACACTTGCCTGA
- a CDS encoding tetratricopeptide repeat protein, translated as MRTRIGVGVVALTLALYIFLVGQRAVLLVASGDPVGIAMGVALVLLPVVAVWALWRELSFGLGAQRLGRQLEAEGALPAEELTLRPSGRPVQAEADALFPVYRDAVEADPTDWRAWYRMGLLYDGAGDRKRARGAIRTAISRERAQRRG; from the coding sequence ATGAGGACTCGCATCGGGGTCGGCGTCGTCGCTCTCACCCTCGCGCTGTACATCTTCCTCGTCGGGCAGCGCGCGGTGCTGCTCGTCGCCAGCGGGGACCCCGTCGGCATCGCGATGGGCGTCGCCCTGGTCCTGCTTCCCGTCGTCGCGGTCTGGGCGCTGTGGCGCGAACTGAGTTTCGGACTGGGCGCCCAGCGCCTGGGCCGGCAGCTCGAGGCCGAAGGCGCCCTCCCGGCGGAGGAGCTCACGCTTCGCCCCAGCGGCCGCCCCGTGCAGGCAGAGGCGGACGCGCTCTTCCCCGTGTACCGCGACGCGGTGGAAGCCGATCCGACCGACTGGCGGGCGTGGTACCGCATGGGTCTGCTCTACGACGGCGCCGGCGATCGCAAACGCGCGCGCGGCGCCATCCGCACGGCGATCTCGCGCGAGCGCGCCCAGCGTCGAGGCTGA